Genomic segment of Kiritimatiellia bacterium:
ACCCGCCGACCGGAAGGCCACTCTACGTGGACGCCGACGGCAAACCGCGTGGCTCGCTCGGTTCATCCCCCCTCGACGAGGAAGCGGCGCGGAAGGCGCGGGAGTTCGATCCGCACCGGAAACCCCTGCTGCAGCCCGTGGGGGATACGATCTGCCTTTTCGAAAACCTGTCGCCGGCGATGCGCCTGATCCTCGTCGGGGCCTCTCCCGTTGCGGCTTCGGTCTGCAAGCTGGCCTCGGCCGTCGGCATGGAGGTCGTCGTGGTGGATCCGCGCCGCGACTTCGCCCATCCGCTGCTTTTCCCCGGCGCGAGCCGGATCGTGCTGGAGTGGCCGGACAAGGGCGTCGCCGAGGCCGGCGCCGGGCCCGACGACTACGTCGCGGTGTTGAGCCACGACGCCAAGCTCGATCTCCCGGGCCTGGAGGCCGCGCTGCGCGCGGGCTGCCGCTATGTCGGCTTGCTCGGCGGACGCTCGACCCAGGCGCAGCGGCGGTCCGCCCTGGCCGAGCGCGGGTTCGCGGAGGGCGAACTCGCCCGCCTGCACGGGCCGATCGGCTTGTCGATCGGCTCGGTCACGCCCGACGAGATCGCCGTGTCCATCCTGGCGGAAATCATTTCCCTGACCCCTTCGGCCGTCCGCAAGAAAGAGGAGCATCACGAATGAAGCCTGCCGCCCGGGCCGTGCCCCTGTTCGCCGCCGCGCTGCTCATCGCCCTGTCGTCCGCGCAAGCCCAGCGGGCGAAGATCCCGGCCCTTGCGGCCGATCCCTACCAGGGCGCGATCCTGGTCGGCGCGGACGGCGAGGTCCTGTTCGAGGACAAGGCCGACGCCCCCGGCTACCCGGCGAGCATGGTCAAGATGATGAACCTCCTGCTGATCCTGGAGGGCGTGGACCGCGGAGCCTGGAAACTGACCGATCCGGTCGTCGTCACGGCCGAGGCGGCGGGCATGGGCGGCTCTCAGGTCTTCCTGAAGGAAGGCGAGTTGTTCCCCATCGAGGAACTGCTGTACGCGATGATGATCCAATCCGCCAACGACGCCGCGGCGGCGCTGGCGATCAAGGTGGCCGGCACCCGCGACGGGTTCGTGGAGATGATGAACCGCCGGGCGGCCGAACTGGGCATGCGAAAGACGCGCTTCCATTCCGTTCACGGCCTGCCCCCGGCGGAAGGCCAGGAGCCCGACATCACCACGGCGCGGGACATGGCCCGACTCTGCCTGGCGCTTTTGCGGCGCCCCGATGCTCTGAAGTACACCTCCGTCATCAAGCGACCTTTCCGGCCGGACGCGCCCGAGCCGTTCATCATGGAGACGCACAACCGGCTGCTTAAAACATTCGAGGGCTGCGACGGGTTGAAAACCGGCTACTTCAAGCTGGGCGGCTATTCCATGGCCGTCACGGCGCAGCGTGAAGGCGTGCGGGCCGCGGCCATCATCCTCGGCAGCCTGAACCGGGAAGCGCGCGACGCCCGGGCGCGCGAACTGCTCTCGCAGGGCTTGGCGGACCTGGCCCGTCGTCCGCCGCCCCCGCCGCCCCTGGTCGCGCCCGCCGCCGTGGAGCAGGCCATCCCTCCGGGCGAAGCGCCCTCCGCCGCACCCGCCGGCCGCGCCTGGAAATGGGTCCTGGCGGGCCTCGCGGGCTTGGCTGTCGTGGCCCTGGCGATCTGGAGCCGCCGTCCGCGATTCAATCGATGAACGGCCCGATCACGGGCACCCGACAGAACGTGTTTGCCTTTCCTGATCCCGGTGATAGCCTGACCAAGGGAATGCACGAGATTAATCCGGCCACGAAATACCTGCCACCCCGTTACCGGGACGGCTACGCAGCCGCGCGCGGAAGCGCGGGGACGATGTTGGGTAGTTAGTGGCCAGAGTAATAAAACAGGAGGTCCGCCGTGAAACACAACCGGAGCTATGCGGGTCTGCTCGCCGTGATGCTGGCCGTCGCGATCCTGCCAGCCGGCGCCTATGAAGGGGAGTTGTGGGGAGAGGCGCCCTCGCGGTTCAATCCCACCTGGTTCATCGCGCCCTACGGCGCCTACTCCATCGGGATCAGCAGCGACCCGACGCCGGAGGACACGGCGGGCGGCGGGCTGGCGTTTCACATGGATTTCATCCGACTGTACGGGGAGTTTCTGACCACGCTCGATTCGCCGAACACGTACTACTATGGCGGCGGCGGCGATCTCTGCATCGTGTTGATCCGCGACGGGGGCATCAATCCCTACATCGGCGGGGGCGGCGGCTTTTACGGCTGGAGCGTGGACGGGTTCGAGGATCCCGAGACGGCCTACGTGGTCGAGGGCCTGGCCGGCCTCCGGATGGGCTACTTCAACCTGTTCGCCAAGTACCGCCGGTTCGTATGGACGGAAGGCGACTTCTCGGACGGATGGGATTACGTCCAGATCGGCGGCGGGTTCGCCTTCTGACGCGGGCCACGCCGGCATTGACGAACCCGGCCGGCATTACTACATTTTCTACGGTTTGACCAACGAAACGAAAGGAGCATGCCATGAAGTGGATGACGGTATTGTTGGCGGGATCGCTCGCGTTGATGGTCGGTTGCAAAACCACGGAGTGCTGCAAGAAGGCCGAGAAAACGGAAAAGGCGGAGGAGGCCGTCGAGCAGGTGGATATGAAGAAGGTGGACTCCTCCACCATCGACAAGATCGGCTATGATGCCGCGAGCCAGGTCCTGACCATCACCTTCGACAACGGGGAAACCTACAATTACAAGAAGGTGCCGGAGAAGACGTACAAGGCCCTCATGAAGGCCAAGTCCAAGGGCAAGTACTTCCACAAGAACATCAAGGACAAGTTCGAGTCCGAGAAGGCCGGCTGACGCCGACCGGATCGACCGGCCCATGAACAGCCGGAAGGATTCCATGGGAGCCGCCGCGGCGCTGGCCGTGGCGGCTTCTTTTTTTCTGGCGGGCTGCGGCGGCGCGGCCGAAACGCCCCGGGGCTGGACCGAGCACAAGGATCCGCAAGGCTACACCGTCGCGGTTCCCAAGGGGTGGGATGTGGCCGCCGACGCGCGTACCGGCCGCGTCCTGCTGAACGGCCCGTCGGGCGAGCAGGTGGCGATCTGGCCGGTATTCATCCCCGGCGCTCTCCCCCCGCAGGCGGCCGGCTCGGTGCTGGGCCGGCTGGCGGAGCGGGTGTGGCCCGGGTGCGAGTGGGAATCGCCAGGCCTGGCGGGCGATGCCGTGGCGCGAGTCGTCGGCCGGGACGGGCCGGACAGGGCCGTCGCTTTCTTCAGTTGGGTTTCCAGCCCCCGCGGCGTCGCGGGATGCCTGTATGCCGGCCGGGCGCCGGCCGGGCAATTCCAGGACGCGGAGGACACCATGGCGCGGATCATGGCGGGATTCCGCGCCGCCGGCGCCCCGGCGGACGCGGACCGGGCCGCCAAACCTTCCGTCCGGTACGTCCGCTGGACCGACCCCCGGGAGCAGGCGTTCAGCGTCGAAGTGCCGCAGGGCTGGCAGGTCAACGGCGGCCTTTTCCGTTTCGCGTCCGTGGACATCCGGGGCGCCGTGGAAGTCGTGTCGCCCGACGGCGAGGTCCGGATCACGGCCGGCGACGCGGAACTCCCGACCTTCACGATTCCGACCCAGATGCACATGATGACCGGGTTCCAGGAGGGCTCGTGGTATTCGCCCGGCTACGGCGTGAACATGATGGTCCGGCGATACGTGCCGGGGCTCGCCTTCGCGCAGGAGTACGCGGCGTCCAAGGTGGCCCGCGGCTGCACGGACGTGCAAGTCACCGAGGCGCGGGAGCGTCCGGACGCCGTCCAGGCCGTCAACGAGGTCAACGCGCGCTTCGGCGTGTACGGCGTGGCCCAGCAACTCACGGCCGGCGAGGTGTTCTTCGGCGGGAAACTCGGCGGCCGGGACGTCGCGGGCTATTGCTTCGCGGGGACGCAACTGACGCAGACCGGCGGCATGGGCCTCTGGAAGGTCGAACACCTCTTTACGGCCCTGGCGACCCTGGAGAAAAAGGACCTGGCCCGGGACGTCCTCACGCACATGATCGAGTCCTACCAGATCAATCCCCAGTGGGCGGCCATGCAGCAGGGCATCACGGCTAACACCAGCAAGATCGTCAGCCAGACCCACGAGGAGATTTCCGGCCTCATCCAGGGCGCGTACGAGGGCCGGCAGCGCAGCGATGACGAGATCAGCCGGCGCCGCTCCAACGCCATCCTGGGCGTCGAGGACGTGATCGATCCCGTAACCGGCCGCGAACTGAAGATCGAGAGCGGCTCGAACTATTACTGGATCGATCACCGCGGCACCATTGTCGGCACCGACACTCACACCCTGCCGGGCCTGGATTTCCGGGAGATGATCCGCCGGCCCTGACGGTCTGTCGTTCCGCCGCTCCGTCGGCGGGAACCTCATCTCCGGCGGCAGAGCGCCGGAGCTACAGGAAAAGGGGTCATTTGCGGCTTGTCTTGGCGTCCGCGTCGGGCATCATACGCGCCATGCATATCCTGTTGAGCAACGACGACGGCATCCATGCCCCCGGCATCACCGCCCTGTACGAGGCCGTGAAAGACCTGGGCGACGTGCGGGTGGTGGCGCCCAGCGGCGAACAGAGCGCCGTGGGCCACGCGATTACGCTATCCGACCCGATCAAGACCAAGAAGATCTTCAAGAACGGCGCTTTCTTCGGGCACGCGGTGGGCGGCACGCCCGCCGATTGCGTGAAGCTGGCCGCCTGCGCCCTGCTGGACCGCCGGCCCGACCTCGTGATCAGCGGCATTAACCTGGGGCCGAACGCGGGGATCAGCGTGATCTACTCCGGCACCGTGTCCGCCGCCACGGAAGGCACCATCCTCGGGATCCCGAGCATGGCGATTTCGATCAGCACCTTCCAGGACCCGATCTGGGACACCGCCGCGCGCGTGGCCCGGCACCTGGCGATCCTGATCGGCAAGACGGGCCTTCCGCCGCGCACCCTGCTGAACGTCAACGTGCCCAACCTGCCCCTGTCGGACATCCGCGGCTTCGCGGTCACGCACATGGGCGAGTCGCGGTTCGTCGAGACCTTCGACCGGCGCACCGACCCGCGGGGCAACGAGTACTTCTGGATGGACGGCGAACTGGAGCGGTACGGGGAAATGGCCGGGAGCGATCTGCAGGCGTTGAACGACGGCTTCGTCTCCCTCACCCCGATCTGGTTCGATCTGACCAACCGGGCCGCCCTCCCCTTCCTTCGGCAGTGGCCGCTGGATCGTCCTTCCGGCTGGTGACGTCTACAGACGGCGGATGATGTCCGTCTCCGCCTGCATCAGGTCTTCGTGCATTTCCCGGGCCCCGGGCGCCTCGCGGAGGCGGCGGATCAGATCCGTGTCGCGGCTCATCATGCACAGCCGCGCCAGCACGTGCAGGTGCAGGCTCTCCTCCTGGCAGCATACGAGAAAGAAGAGATCCGTCGTCGAACCGTCCGCGGCGCCGAACGGAAGGCTTTGGACCGTCCGGCCCAGCACAACGAAGGAGTCCTCGGAAAGATAGGGATTCGGGCTGCGCGGGTGCAGGAGGGCGATCCCTCCCGGGAGCGCCGTCGAGCAGAGCCTCTCCCGCGATTCGATGCTCTTGAGCAGGTCGGCCGGATCGTACAGCAGGCCGGTGCCCTCCGCGACCTTGACCATCTCGCGGATCACCGAGGCCCGGGTTCGGCAGGCCAGCGCGGGTTCGATTCCCCGGACGCGGACCAGTTCGCCGATGATGGCGTGCGAATTCGA
This window contains:
- a CDS encoding KTSC domain-containing protein; translated protein: MDMKKVDSSTIDKIGYDAASQVLTITFDNGETYNYKKVPEKTYKALMKAKSKGKYFHKNIKDKFESEKAG
- a CDS encoding XdhC family protein; the encoded protein is MSLREIVGPVRQWDGDGRASCVALLFKVEGSSPRPPGARLAVNDRGDMAGFISLGCVEGDIREHVRQVLGGAPPRVIHYGADESALGVGLSCGGRIDVLLTRHEAGDDAWTALCARDPRERAVLVTTVDPPTGRPLYVDADGKPRGSLGSSPLDEEAARKAREFDPHRKPLLQPVGDTICLFENLSPAMRLILVGASPVAASVCKLASAVGMEVVVVDPRRDFAHPLLFPGASRIVLEWPDKGVAEAGAGPDDYVAVLSHDAKLDLPGLEAALRAGCRYVGLLGGRSTQAQRRSALAERGFAEGELARLHGPIGLSIGSVTPDEIAVSILAEIISLTPSAVRKKEEHHE
- a CDS encoding PTS sugar transporter subunit IIA, which codes for MTLDELAAYLHVSRDDLDLLVRREEIPFERKGDRVVFRRSEIDAWASQRLLGSSREHLQVFHQKSSAKAHDLSNSHAIIGELVRVRGIEPALACRTRASVIREMVKVAEGTGLLYDPADLLKSIESRERLCSTALPGGIALLHPRSPNPYLSEDSFVVLGRTVQSLPFGAADGSTTDLFFLVCCQEESLHLHVLARLCMMSRDTDLIRRLREAPGAREMHEDLMQAETDIIRRL
- a CDS encoding D-alanyl-D-alanine carboxypeptidase encodes the protein MKPAARAVPLFAAALLIALSSAQAQRAKIPALAADPYQGAILVGADGEVLFEDKADAPGYPASMVKMMNLLLILEGVDRGAWKLTDPVVVTAEAAGMGGSQVFLKEGELFPIEELLYAMMIQSANDAAAALAIKVAGTRDGFVEMMNRRAAELGMRKTRFHSVHGLPPAEGQEPDITTARDMARLCLALLRRPDALKYTSVIKRPFRPDAPEPFIMETHNRLLKTFEGCDGLKTGYFKLGGYSMAVTAQREGVRAAAIILGSLNREARDARARELLSQGLADLARRPPPPPPLVAPAAVEQAIPPGEAPSAAPAGRAWKWVLAGLAGLAVVALAIWSRRPRFNR
- the surE gene encoding 5'/3'-nucleotidase SurE, translated to MHILLSNDDGIHAPGITALYEAVKDLGDVRVVAPSGEQSAVGHAITLSDPIKTKKIFKNGAFFGHAVGGTPADCVKLAACALLDRRPDLVISGINLGPNAGISVIYSGTVSAATEGTILGIPSMAISISTFQDPIWDTAARVARHLAILIGKTGLPPRTLLNVNVPNLPLSDIRGFAVTHMGESRFVETFDRRTDPRGNEYFWMDGELERYGEMAGSDLQALNDGFVSLTPIWFDLTNRAALPFLRQWPLDRPSGW